From the genome of Leishmania panamensis strain MHOM/PA/94/PSC-1 chromosome 4 sequence:
gctgagcCCTGCATGCGGTAATGAGGGCGGGCCTCGTAGTGCGGCTGCCTCATCTCTTCAGTCGGCAGGTTCcccgtgtgcgctgctgccgtgcactTTGACGGGCTCTCCTCAgcgtgcggctgcgccgGACCTTGGCACGGAAGTGATGAACCAGTGTCGTTACTCGTCTGTGGTGCTTCCTGCGCGGAGGTGGTACGGttgtactgctgcagctgtgagCGGCGCGCCTCAGTCACGGCGCCGTTCGTATCGGAAGCGGACATCCTGACACTCGGAGCCGGCGTTGCCTCGTTGTGGTTGAAGCTGCCGTGTCTGTGCAGGGTGAGCATGTCAGTAGTGGTGTCCGCCTTGTCAGCAGTATCGCTATCGTACGCGTCGACCGGAGCAGCCCTGTAcccttcctcgtcttcctcataTTGCACATCCGAATTGTCGCTGTAGGCCGAGGAGAGCTGACgttggcagtgctgcgcccGCGGGTTTTCGTAATTCGCGAGCGGGAGTGGAGTGACGCCGGCAGGGGAAGTGCACGCCGTGGACACCCGAGAGGGCGGCGCTtgcgctggaggtggaggaggaggcgcatcTGACCCGAGGATGGAGTGATGCGGCTttccgctgccgctactgcagAAGTGCATCACCTCGCTAGCAGCTGGAGGTGCGAAAGCGGCGCCGTTGTACTTACTAAAGCGACCAGAGGTGTACCCAGGCGtgctactgccgctgcttaacaccgccgctgcaccgtaGTCTGCTATTACGGATGAAGATGGAAACTGCTGCCGTTGTGGGGCgccggggtgggggtggggagcggaggtggggaggcGAGGTCCTGGGCTACCAGTGGCCGCGGCACCCGTCTCATTCAGTGGTGTCGACAccggctgctggagctgtggTGCCGAGTCCAGGAGGGGTGTGCGGTATTCATTGCGACTGCTCATCTCGCTGCCGCTTGGCGTCTCACTGCTGTAGCAGGCAATGGGCATGTACGGCTGCGAGGACGACCgcgacggtggtgcggcGCCGGGGTTCACACCAGGACCGCGGCGGAGAGGTCTCGGTTCCGCGGAGGACAGGTGTGGTGGCCTGCGGCGACGCTCGGTGgtcggtggcgccgctcTTGTTGCTGCCTCTGGTGGCGGGAGAGCCAGGACCctcagcggtgcagcagtcgGTGGAATGGTGGTTGGCAGGGCGGTGCGGCGGTtctgctgcgtgcgcttcaATATCTCATCATAAAGACCTTCCATGGTGCCACGCCGCCGatgctgtggctgcggtggGAGGACGCGTGCGCTGGGTCGATTCTCGTCGTGTTCtcggcaccgccgcatcGTGTGCCGCTTCCCCGTCGAGGGCGGTTGAAAGACAGTGCCCTTGACAAGCTGATTGCCGGTGGCTACCTGCTGAACGTGGCGCTGAAGCAAGTAGCCACCCGCCTCCTTTCCATTGCACGCCTGCACCATactgccgccggcggcgacaCGTTGGTGGGCGGGGAAGGGCTCGCTGTTTGTGTTGGGGGCCGTGGAATTGTTTGCTACGCTGGTCTTCTGCAGGATGCGCGGGGCAGGCAGCTGCGTTGTCATCGTTCCGGACGGGTCGCGCGTCGTCGCCACGGTAGGCCGGTTCGTTGCGCGCGACCAGCGGTTGCCGTCATCGAGGAGGAACGTCGGGCGCGGCGCACCGTTCTCCAGGCGTTTGCCGGCAGGTTCGGGGCGGCCATGCAGCAGGTCACCGCCCTGCGCACTGGatcggcgcagcagcattgGGTAGCGACTCGCCACTTCATCTGCGGCGCAGGTGTAGTTGACCGggtccagcagcgccgcctcttcctctgccgtcaggccgccggcatccgaCGGGTCTGGCGCGTCGGGGTCAAATGGCTCGTCCGGCAACAGGTACCGCACTTTCTTGGTCGTCTTCGTCAGAGTGGCTGTCGACACCTGCAAGGTGGCGGGCCCGATAGGGAGCGGCTCCCCGGCCTCGCGCACCGCCCCATTGCATGAGGGGCCATGACGCGGTGTGGCGCTGCTATTCGTGGTGGTCAATGCTGTCGCTGACAGTTCAGGGCCGTGACTGCTACGAGGGGCCCCGCATGATGACTGCCGCGACGACCGGGAGTCGTTGTGTGGCGTGGGGGCGACCAGTGACGAGGTCGTCGAGGGTGACATGGAAAAAGGCGCGGCCTGAGCTGACTTGGCCGCAGCTGAGACAGGGGCGCGTGGGCTGGCTCGGTTTTGTGGCCGAATATGTTGTGGTGCCGTGATGGCTGCTATGGAGGGCGGCTGCTGGACAAGAACCGTGctgacggaggcggagctgtgTCGCGGCGGTCTTGGCAGgggtcgccgctgctgctgctgctgtggctgcgaTGGCCGCTGACGAAGCTCAGCGGCGGTCAGAGCCTGCGGCACCGCGGTGTCCGCCGCGTCCACTGTCGTGAAGGTTTCACCGATGGAGGCGATGCTTTCTAGCAGCACACGTGCGCTGGCTGAGCCACGCGGTGTGGCAGTGTCTACCTGATTGAAGGATGCCTTGCGTGGGGGCTGTGCTGGTGCCATATGCATTCCCAGCGTACTCCAGCCGTTGCCTGCGTGAGCGGTGGAGTCGCATGACCTTCGCTGTGCCCACTCCTGCGGCCTGCCGTCGCGCGTGACTTTCAGCACCGTGATCGACTGCCTGGTGCCAGGAAGATCAGGGGAGTtgatgacgccgccgccttgcaCCCCGGCGTCGAGTGAGGGGCGTtgctgtggcagcgccagAGACGGCGTACCGCTACCTcgcccgctgctgtggcgagcCTGGGGTACGTCGTCCTCGGAGAGGCTCCGAGAACCTTCCAGCACAGACTGTGAGAGAGTCTCCAGTGGGTGGTCGGCGCTGTGGTCGTGGCCGCCACTGCGGTGTAACGCGGCGGCaggggaggcagagaggtaaggcgctgctgcagtggcactGATGgaccgctgcgctgccgcggccgagTTCGCGTAGGTGACTGCAGATGCCGGCATATATCCTGCGAGGCTGCCCAGCAGCATTTCATTCGACAGTTCCCCGTCGCGATTTGCATTCGTCAGCCACATCGGCTGCTGAGAGCTGCTGGCAAGGCGTGGCAGAGTGGACACCACGGCAAACGACCCTTgccgtggtggcgacggcggcgtgacTGTGTTGCTCGCTGGGAGTCCTATCCCGTTCAAGGCGTGACTCGCGCTACCACATCGCACCCTGTCCGCCGTCATCGCGTTGCTGCTAAGCTCCAGCTTCGTATGTGGACTGTTGCCTAGCAAGATGTAATGCCAGAGAGGAGCCCAAACAAATGGCGACGCCcttgtcgctgtcgccgtaGTTCAGGACGTTCAATATCGAACGACGAGGGGTGGGCTTGTGATGAGCTTGTTGCGTGGTAGTGGGGCGCTCACCAGCGTCGAGTGGGCGATACGTCCTTACCAGCTCTCTACCCATGCACCTCGAGATACtgagaacagagagaggaagcgacacacccacacacacgcgcacgcacgagtGGTCTgcagagggggtggggtgatgAGAAGGTGCTAAGGAGAGCTACAGTCACAGGCacgcgcaggtggtggtcgtggtgggagagggagaggccaaAGCGAACCATGAGGAGttaacacgcacacgcacatgtgcacaAGAACCCGAAGGGATCGAGAGAGTAAAAGTAAAGAGAGAACGATGCGTAAGGAAAAGCGCgaaacaaagaggagagagggaaaatgaGGAAGTAACGTATAAACACCGGCAACAATGATGGACGCCACTACTCTGCACTCGCGCACGTAAGGGCAGAGGCTGAAGAGAAGTGGCGAAGGagttggagagagagagaggcgggggcgcgggctgctgatgcgcttttctttgtttggCCTCTCGTGTATGGGTAAGCGAGTATGTGTAGGATAGGCACTGCGTCGGAGAAATCGTAAgacaaaggggggagggtgagtgcggtctgtgcatgtgtgtgtgtatcccCCCCCTTGAGAGTCACACGAGGAGTgggagtggagggggcggggtCTGAAcccgcgcgcgtgtgccttGTCCtagttggaggaggaggaggaggaggagagaggaagggagagagcgaggtggCTTTGCATTGACACCCCTCTGCGCGTATGTGCCAGACCACCACTTTCCCAAACACgttggcgtgcgtgtgtgcgtgcgaggtAATGCCCTTCCGCTCTTCGAATTGACTTCTCCTGAAGTTTGattgggagggagggagggaggcggagaggacgACGGTTCGCTCCAAGATGAAAGTAGTGAATCCCGGCCGAGGAAAAAGAAAtcgctgttgcggctgctgcacatgaCACCAACGCCATGCGCGGGTTGGCGTTGATGTTCAGGTTGGTCCATGCCAGGTGTGTTTGGGCACGTATGTGAATGTGgacgaaagggagagggagggagtcgAGCAGCGAACCCGAGTTGCGGGCGTATGCGTTGCCGTCgttggaggagagagggtgagaggagTGAAGGACGTGGAAAGAGTATAAGAGAATGAAAGCAAGGAGAGGCTGTCCATGAGCGTGCATCCACGCGCTGTAGCGTGCCTCGTTAGTGCGTCCGGCACCTCCTGGTAGACATTGAATGAGGTAGCAGACTaacacgctgctgcgtcattcgtgtgtgtgtgtgtgtgtttatcGTTGCGTTTGGTGTCGTGTCAGGCGCTTAATTTGCTTCGACATCGTcgtcgcccccctctctcctgccgcTGAATTTTGACGCGGTGCGTCGACACCGATCTGACCTCCACGTGAGACTCAacgaggggaggagagggagagaggcggtcAGTGAGGATGGGCGGTGGAAGTGGCGAACAGCTGAAGACGAAGGAGGCAACCCCGAAGGAGCGACGGATGCAATGGTAATGTCAGGAGAGAACATTCAGGCGTTGCAAGTGGGATGATGGGGAGggaatagagagagagagaggggggtgcgaTGGTGGTCGTGGGCgcgtggcgcaggaggagcagcgaggaagaaagagtGGGTAAGTGAGGGTGATGGGACGCTGTGCGCACAGGGAGAACAACAACGACACGCCGATGGCGCTCATCAGCGCTGGGGTTgacccttccccttcccgcCGCGTGAGCTACCGAGCGTGCCTACCTACCAGTGGACGCacacgggggagggggagacatacacacacacacacacacccacacacacacacgcccacagacagacatcaatgaggaaagaagaaatcAGCCATTTCCAACGTGACAAGGAAATAAATGAGCGCACAGTGAccgtgtgcgggtgcgggtgggggtgccgtggcgaaaggggaggggaggagggacggCTGCCGAACTCTCACTTgcccctctcgcctctccccccctccattACACCACCGCTAACTCAGACAGAGTTGCAGACATGGAGAGGCAGACTGCCCAGCAAAACACGCAAGCGACAAGCCATAATAGTATGAGCAGTCCACCGTAGAGAAGGCATGCCGCTTCCACACTAGAGCCCTTTCCTTCGCTCAACACGATGGAGACGGCAGAGAAACTTCGTTGTGCTCCTCTTCCAGGCGCACCTCGCCGTTCTCGCTGTTGTCGTCATCTTCATCGCTCGCCACGAGACGCTCTGTGATAGTGCGCGTCACGGTCGTCGTGCAGATGGTCAGTACGCCGCCGTACTCCGTCTCGTGCGCGCGAGTGGCGGTGGTTGAGTTCTGCACCGTGTACACCACAGATTTGCTCTTCTGTTGAGGATGCGATGGCGGCTGCGTCATTGCCATGGCTGGCGCGGCGGTCGGTGCCAGTTCGGGCATAGGGTGTGAAAGACAGTGGTTCACATCGCTACTATAGGTGGCGTGCTTGCTTGCATGCATCCGCGGCTTTCCGTACCCGGATACCGAGGGGCGTGCGggggccgccgctgccacggtgTTGTCGTGCCCATCGTCAGCAGACGACGTCTGTCGACTCGGCACAGCATAGGCGTGGGGGTATGTGTTCGTCGTGTCCTGGCGAACCGAGGAGACCGGCTGGTGGAGAGGTGAGTAGCGCGGTCTGGAACGCATGTTGCTAAGTTCCATTAGTTTTTTTCT
Proteins encoded in this window:
- a CDS encoding hypothetical protein (TriTrypDB/GeneDB-style sysID: LpmP.04.0820), coding for MTADRVRCGSASHALNGIGLPASNTVTPPSPPRQGSFAVVSTLPRLASSSQQPMWLTNANRDGELSNEMLLGSLAGYMPASAVTYANSAAAAQRSISATAAAPYLSASPAAALHRSGGHDHSADHPLETLSQSVLEGSRSLSEDDVPQARHSSGRGSGTPSLALPQQRPSLDAGVQGGGVINSPDLPGTRQSITVLKVTRDGRPQEWAQRRSCDSTAHAGNGWSTLGMHMAPAQPPRKASFNQVDTATPRGSASARVLLESIASIGETFTTVDAADTAVPQALTAAELRQRPSQPQQQQQRRPLPRPPRHSSASVSTVLVQQPPSIAAITAPQHIRPQNRASPRAPVSAAAKSAQAAPFSMSPSTTSSLVAPTPHNDSRSSRQSSCGAPRSSHGPELSATALTTTNSSATPRHGPSCNGAVREAGEPLPIGPATLQVSTATLTKTTKKVRYLLPDEPFDPDAPDPSDAGGLTAEEEAALLDPVNYTCAADEVASRYPMLLRRSSAQGGDLLHGRPEPAGKRLENGAPRPTFLLDDGNRWSRATNRPTVATTRDPSGTMTTQLPAPRILQKTSVANNSTAPNTNSEPFPAHQRVAAGGSMVQACNGKEAGGYLLQRHVQQVATGNQLVKGTVFQPPSTGKRHTMRRCREHDENRPSARVLPPQPQHRRRGTMEGLYDEILKRTQQNRRTALPTTIPPTAAPLRVLALPPPEAATRAAPPTTERRRRPPHLSSAEPRPLRRGPGVNPGAAPPSRSSSQPYMPIACYSSETPSGSEMSSRNEYRTPLLDSAPQLQQPVSTPLNETGAAATGSPGPRLPTSAPHPHPGAPQRQQFPSSSVIADYGAAAVLSSGSSTPGYTSGRFSKYNGAAFAPPAASEVMHFCSSGSGKPHHSILGSDAPPPPPPAQAPPSRVSTACTSPAGVTPLPLANYENPRAQHCQRQLSSAYSDNSDVQYEEDEEGYRAAPVDAYDSDTADKADTTTDMLTLHRHGSFNHNEATPAPSVRMSASDTNGAVTEARRSQLQQYNRTTSAQEAPQTSNDTGSSLPCQGPAQPHAEESPSKCTAAAHTGNLPTEEMRQPHYEARPHYRMQGSATPPPNPSPVTFAAASFSTASAPASVTSEAEYYEAPESASSCGTVTQPIAVSERSEDEMIDSEDDCLVKKGPLVLVFGDEESAPEGHTDVREWDGCEEYEEQSEYREGSNQEPEEQSWTRD
- a CDS encoding hypothetical protein (TriTrypDB/GeneDB-style sysID: LpmP.04.0830), producing the protein MLSCLFMFRVVRAALDSSLAPLLYACVFSSGLPLCPSSALLCLVVIAASSSSSSKPLLTPTAHPRHAYRKKLMELSNMRSRPRYSPLHQPVSSVRQDTTNTYPHAYAVPSRQTSSADDGHDNTVAAAAPARPSVSGYGKPRMHASKHATYSSDVNHCLSHPMPELAPTAAPAMAMTQPPSHPQQKSKSVVYTVQNSTTATRAHETEYGGVLTICTTTVTRTITERLVASDEDDDNSENGEVRLEEEHNEVSLPSPSC